Proteins from a genomic interval of Acidobacteriota bacterium:
- a CDS encoding 6-phosphofructokinase, whose translation MGRMRIGVLTGGGDVPGLNSAIKGIVEAGVDKGYEVIGIRRGWEGLTHVNLEDPGSRARYILPLDRNNTRTIDRTGGTFLHTSRTNPKRMKAVPEHLDAGYFPSEESSGATTWDLTERVLRNLEHLGMDALVAIGGDDTLSYASVLHQEGVRVVAIPKTMDNDVRNTEYCIGFSTAITRAVDSIQRQRSTIGSHERIGIFRIFGRDAGYTALYTAYVTGIRCGIPEHRFDLERMMGLLMKDRRENPSNYALVVLSEGCTWSGYEMREYGEPDAYGHRKKANVAEALGVEIRNRTGLEIVISDLTYDLRSGEADFIDKMVAVTFAHMAVESVEKGESGLMTAIDNGRYRMVPIPDPGQGPRQVEVAALYNTDQCRPRYSQKAGKPVFLCLACGPE comes from the coding sequence ATGGGGAGAATGCGCATCGGGGTTCTGACCGGCGGAGGGGATGTCCCGGGACTGAACTCGGCCATCAAGGGGATTGTGGAAGCGGGGGTCGACAAGGGGTACGAGGTCATAGGGATCCGCCGCGGATGGGAGGGGCTGACCCACGTGAACCTGGAGGACCCGGGAAGCCGCGCCCGCTACATCCTCCCCCTCGACCGGAACAACACCCGGACCATCGACCGGACGGGGGGGACCTTCCTGCACACCAGCCGGACCAACCCGAAGAGGATGAAGGCGGTCCCCGAGCACCTGGACGCGGGGTATTTCCCCAGCGAGGAGTCCTCGGGCGCCACGACCTGGGACCTGACCGAGCGGGTGCTGCGCAACCTCGAGCACCTCGGGATGGACGCCCTGGTCGCGATCGGGGGGGACGACACGCTGAGCTACGCGTCCGTGCTCCACCAGGAGGGGGTGCGCGTCGTCGCCATCCCCAAGACGATGGACAACGATGTCCGCAACACCGAGTACTGCATCGGGTTCTCCACGGCCATCACCCGGGCGGTGGACTCCATCCAGCGGCAGCGGTCCACGATCGGGTCGCACGAGCGGATCGGCATCTTCAGGATCTTCGGGCGCGACGCGGGGTACACGGCGCTCTACACCGCCTACGTGACCGGTATCCGGTGCGGCATCCCCGAACACCGGTTCGACCTGGAGCGGATGATGGGTCTCCTGATGAAGGACCGGCGGGAGAACCCCAGCAATTACGCCCTCGTGGTCCTTTCCGAGGGGTGCACCTGGTCGGGGTACGAAATGCGTGAATACGGGGAGCCCGACGCCTACGGGCATCGCAAGAAGGCCAATGTCGCCGAGGCCCTGGGCGTGGAGATCCGCAACCGGACCGGGCTGGAAATCGTGATCAGCGACCTGACCTACGACCTGCGCAGCGGGGAGGCCGATTTCATAGACAAGATGGTGGCGGTGACCTTCGCCCACATGGCGGTCGAGAGCGTCGAGAAGGGGGAATCGGGGCTGATGACGGCCATCGACAACGGGCGCTACCGCATGGTGCCGATCCCCGACCCGGGGCAGGGGCCGCGGCAGGTGGAGGTCGCGGCCCTGTACAACACCGACCAGTGCCGCCCCCGCTACTCGCAGAAGGCGGGCAAGCCGGTCTTCCTCTGCCTCGCCTGCGGGCCGGAGTGA
- a CDS encoding molybdopterin-dependent oxidoreductase codes for MKEFSIIGKPTPNVDGPAKVTGEAQYTIDMTLPHMLYGKLLRSPYPHAKILSIDTSEAEKLQGVKAVITGKDTPGGKWGLWRRFRELSDQQALATDKVRFIGDPVAAVAATSEEIAEKALDLIEVDYEPLPAVFDPIEAIKDDAPMVHEDFPSNINATRHIEWGDVDDAFAKADYVREDRFVLEAAHPCAMEVHSSLASYDKGTGRLTIWTSTGSPYFVQQNLAEALKMREGDIRVIKPHVGGHYGGKNSTMPDAVNAAILSMKTGRPVKVVFNRDEEFTTTEHRTAQHMALKLGMKKNGEIVAFEVKAMTNGGAYTGLGATTLYLTGTFITMPYKIPNYRYDGVRTYTNIVWGTSIRGFGAVPGKYCSETQLDRAAKDLGVDPLEIRRINAVAPGYTAPGQYTFESCGIQPCIEKMAVRVKEKWPAIEKDEGIGYCGFAYMSGGIFNWIDTPYAYSSAHIKVNWDGTVDLYSQAADVGQGHNTVAAMICAEELGIGIEDIRLHMGDTAHAYTDLGAWGSRETLMNGNAIKDAASQVKQKLIDIARLKLGENIAYDLVARNKRIFLELRPERGLSYYDLVKDAIRQNDGVPLTGTGHYTPHNKGMISPAYGMGIMAIKAKVDRETGHVTARDVLVVHDSGQIINPLGARGQVEGSIHMGLGYGLCEEMPMDQGMLLNPEFVDYKILRTRDMPEIEILDVPTYEPNGPFGAKEAAEATIAPTAPALANAVYQACGAEFFSNVLKPEKVLKAIRAQEAKNNAASQAKE; via the coding sequence ATGAAAGAATTTTCCATCATAGGCAAACCGACACCAAACGTTGACGGCCCGGCGAAGGTTACGGGGGAGGCCCAGTACACCATCGATATGACCCTGCCCCACATGCTATACGGCAAACTCCTCCGGAGCCCCTACCCGCACGCCAAGATCCTCAGCATCGACACGAGCGAAGCGGAAAAGCTGCAGGGGGTGAAAGCCGTCATCACCGGAAAGGACACCCCCGGGGGCAAATGGGGACTCTGGCGACGCTTCCGCGAGCTTTCCGACCAGCAGGCGCTGGCCACCGACAAGGTGCGCTTCATCGGGGACCCGGTGGCGGCCGTAGCCGCGACCTCGGAGGAGATCGCCGAGAAGGCGCTCGACCTGATCGAGGTCGATTACGAACCTCTGCCCGCCGTCTTCGATCCGATCGAGGCGATCAAGGACGACGCCCCGATGGTGCACGAGGATTTCCCGAGCAACATCAACGCGACGCGCCACATCGAGTGGGGCGACGTGGATGACGCCTTCGCCAAGGCGGACTATGTCCGCGAGGACAGGTTCGTGCTCGAGGCGGCCCACCCCTGCGCGATGGAGGTGCACAGCTCCCTGGCCAGCTACGACAAGGGAACCGGCCGCCTGACCATCTGGACCTCCACCGGGTCCCCCTACTTCGTCCAGCAGAACCTGGCGGAAGCGCTGAAGATGCGGGAGGGCGACATCCGCGTCATCAAGCCCCATGTCGGCGGTCATTACGGCGGCAAGAACTCCACCATGCCCGATGCCGTGAACGCGGCCATCCTTTCCATGAAGACCGGGCGCCCGGTGAAGGTCGTCTTCAACCGGGACGAGGAATTCACCACCACCGAGCACCGCACCGCCCAGCACATGGCCCTGAAGCTGGGCATGAAGAAGAACGGCGAAATCGTCGCCTTCGAAGTCAAGGCGATGACCAACGGGGGGGCCTATACCGGGCTGGGGGCCACGACCCTCTACCTGACCGGCACCTTCATCACCATGCCCTACAAGATCCCCAACTACCGGTACGACGGGGTCCGGACCTACACCAACATCGTCTGGGGCACCTCGATCCGGGGTTTCGGCGCCGTTCCGGGAAAGTACTGCTCGGAAACCCAGCTCGACCGGGCGGCCAAGGACCTCGGGGTCGACCCGCTGGAGATCCGCCGCATCAACGCGGTGGCCCCCGGCTACACGGCTCCCGGGCAATACACCTTCGAGAGCTGCGGCATCCAGCCCTGCATCGAGAAGATGGCGGTGCGGGTCAAGGAGAAGTGGCCCGCCATCGAGAAGGATGAGGGGATCGGGTACTGCGGGTTCGCCTACATGTCCGGCGGCATCTTCAACTGGATCGACACGCCCTACGCTTACTCCTCGGCCCACATCAAGGTCAACTGGGACGGGACGGTCGACCTCTACAGCCAGGCGGCCGATGTCGGCCAGGGGCACAACACCGTGGCCGCCATGATCTGCGCCGAAGAGCTGGGGATCGGGATCGAGGATATCCGCCTTCACATGGGGGATACGGCCCACGCCTACACCGATCTCGGCGCCTGGGGGAGCCGCGAAACCCTGATGAACGGCAACGCCATCAAGGACGCCGCCTCCCAGGTGAAACAGAAGCTGATCGACATCGCCAGGCTGAAACTGGGGGAGAACATCGCCTACGACCTCGTGGCCAGGAACAAGAGAATCTTCCTGGAACTGCGCCCGGAACGGGGCCTCTCCTACTACGACCTGGTCAAGGACGCGATCCGGCAGAACGACGGCGTTCCGCTGACGGGCACCGGCCACTACACCCCCCACAACAAGGGGATGATCTCCCCCGCCTACGGCATGGGGATCATGGCGATCAAGGCGAAGGTGGACCGGGAAACCGGGCACGTCACCGCCAGGGACGTCCTCGTGGTGCACGATTCCGGCCAGATCATCAACCCGCTGGGCGCCCGGGGCCAGGTGGAAGGATCGATCCACATGGGGCTCGGGTACGGCCTGTGCGAGGAGATGCCCATGGACCAGGGGATGCTGCTCAACCCCGAATTCGTGGACTACAAGATCCTGCGGACCCGCGACATGCCGGAGATCGAAATCCTGGATGTCCCCACCTACGAACCGAACGGCCCGTTCGGGGCCAAGGAAGCGGCCGAGGCGACGATCGCGCCGACCGCGCCGGCACTGGCCAACGCGGTATACCAGGCCTGCGGGGCGGAATTCTTCAGCAACGTCCTGAAACCGGAGAAGGTGCTCAAGGCGATCCGTGCGCAAGAGGCCAAAAACAACGCCGCTTCCCAAGCGAAAGAGTAA
- a CDS encoding (2Fe-2S)-binding protein gives MKQQLNIVVNGEPHELFIEPKTLLVQVLREHLGLTGTHQACDSSSCAACTVVVDGMAVKSCSILALQVNGREVTTVEGLAQGKNLHPIQQAFIDNWAFQCGFCTSGQIMATKALLDENADPTREEIQAQLDGHLCRCTGYNMINEAVRDAAKRLKARKDLESQKWLQTAKSGKGAK, from the coding sequence ATGAAACAGCAGTTGAACATCGTCGTTAATGGAGAGCCGCATGAGCTCTTTATTGAACCGAAGACTCTTCTCGTCCAGGTCCTGAGGGAGCACTTGGGCCTCACGGGAACCCATCAGGCCTGCGACAGCAGTTCCTGCGCGGCCTGCACCGTCGTCGTCGACGGGATGGCGGTCAAATCCTGTTCCATCCTGGCCCTGCAGGTCAACGGCAGGGAGGTTACGACCGTCGAAGGACTGGCGCAGGGGAAAAACCTGCATCCCATCCAGCAGGCCTTCATCGACAACTGGGCCTTCCAGTGCGGGTTCTGCACCTCCGGCCAGATCATGGCCACCAAGGCGCTGCTCGACGAGAATGCCGATCCGACGAGAGAGGAGATCCAGGCGCAACTGGACGGACACCTCTGCCGCTGCACCGGGTACAACATGATCAACGAGGCCGTGCGCGACGCGGCCAAGAGGCTCAAGGCACGGAAGGATCTGGAGTCGCAGAAGTGGCTGCAGACGGCAAAGTCAGGGAAGGGGGCGAAATGA